The DNA sequence CTGTTCGCTGTCCTTGACCAGCGGCTCGGCCGGGCGCACGCTCAGCGGCCGCTCGTCGCCGATGGGGATCGGCTTCATGCTGCGTTCGGGGTCGTTGAACACCCCGAGCAAGGCCTGGGAAATGACTTTGTACTTGCCCTCGTTGATCGAGGAAATCGAATACATCACCACGAAGAAGGCGAACAGCAAGGTGATGAAGTCGGCGTACGACACCAGCCAGCGTTCGTGGTTCTCGTGTTCCTCGGCATGACGACGGCGACGCATGGGTTACTCCATGAAGCCTTGCAGCTTCAGCTCGATCGAGCGGGGGTTCTCGCCTTCGGCAATCGACAGCAGGCCTTCGAGCAACATCTCGCGGTAGCGCGACTGGCGCATGACGATGGCCTTCAGCTTGTTGGCGATCGGCAGCAACACCAGGTTGGCGCTGGCCACACCGTAGATGGTGGCGACGAAGGCCACGGCAATGCCGTTGCCCAGTTGCGACGGATCAGCCAGATTGCCCATCACGTGGATCAGGCCCATCACCGCGCCGATGATGCCGATGGTCGGCGCGTAGCCGCCCATGCTCTCGAACACTTTGGCAGCCTGGATATCACGGCTTTCCTGGGTCAGGAAATCCACCTCAAGGATGCTGCGGATGGCCTCCGGCTCGGCGCCGTCCACCAGCAGTTGCAAGCCTTTGCGGGCATACGGGTCGGACTCGGCATCGGCCACCCCTTCCAGGCCCAGCAGGCCTTCCTTGCGCGCCGTCAGGCTCCAGTTCACCACGCGATCGATGCCGCCGGCCAGGTCGACCCGTGGCGGGAACAGGATCCAGCGCAGAATCTGCAAGGCGCGCTTGAACGACGCCAGCGGCGACTGCAGCAAGGCCGCCGCCAGGGTGCCGCCGAGCACGATCAGCGCCGCAGGGCCATTGATCAGCGCGCCAACATGGCCGCCTTCGAGGAAGTTGCCACCGACGATGGCGACAAACGCGAGGATCAGGCCGATCAGGCTGAGCACGTCCATCAGACGCACGCCTCCACCAGGTGCTTGCCGATATCGTCCAGGCTGTACACCGCATCGGCGAGGTTGGCCTTGACGATGGCCATGGGCATGCCATAGATCACGCAGCTGGCTTCATCCTGGGCCCACACCGTGCTGCCGCCCTGCTTGAGCAGGCGGGCGCCTTCACGGCCATCGGCGCCCATGCCGGTGAGCACCACCGACAGCACCTTGTCGCCATACGACTTGGCCGCCGAGGCGAAGGTGATGTCCACGCACGGCTTGTAGTTCAGGCGCTCGTCACCGGGCAGGATCTTCACCGTGCCACGGCCGTCGATCATCATCTGCTTGCCACCGGGTGCCAGCAGCGCCAGGCCAGGGCGCAGCATGTCGCCGTCCTCAGCTTCCTTGACACTGATGCGGCACAGCTTGTCCAGGCGTTCGGCGAAGGCCTTGGTGAACGCCGCCGGCATGTGCTGGATCAGCACGATCGGTGCCGGGAAGTTGGCTGGCAGCTGGGTCAGCACACGCTGCAGGGCAACCGGGCCACCAGTGGAGGTGCCAATGGCCACCAGCTTGTACGGCTTGCGCTTGGGCGCCGGCGAATGCGCTGGCGCGGCTACCGGGGCTGCGGCACGGCTGGTTACCGGCGTACGTGCCGGGGCCGGGCTGGCGATGCTGCTGGCAGGCGCCGGCGTAGCCACTGGCGCGGGGCTGGCGTAGCTGCCAAAGCGGCGGTTGCTGCGGGAAATGGTATGCACCTTCTCGCACAGCAGCTGCTTGACCTTTTCCGGGTTGCGCGAGATGTCCTCGAAATTCTTCGGCAGATAATCCACCGCCCCGGCATCCAGTGCGTCGAGGGTGACGCGGGCACCTTCATGGGTCAGCGACGAGAACATCAACACCGGCGTCGGGCAGCGCTGCATGATATGCCGCACTGCGGTGATGCCGTCCATCATGGGCATCTCGTAGTCCATGGTGATGACATCGGGCTTGAGCGCCAGCGCCTGGTCGATTGCTTCCCTGCCGTTGGTCGCGGTACCCACCACCTGGATCGTCGGATCCGCCGCGAGGATTTCCGAGACGCGGCGGCGGAAGAAACCGGAATCATCCACCACCAGGACCTTGACTGCCATAAACACTCCGTTAGGTGGCGCAACCCGCCAGGGTGCGCCACCGAAATCAAATACGCCGTGCGGCGTAACGCTTGAGCATGCTCGGGACGTCGAGAATCAACGCGATGCGACCGTCGCCGGTAATGGTGGCCCCGGACATCCCCGGGGTGCCCTGCAGCATCTTGCCCAGCGGCTTGATTACCACTTCTTCCTGGCCAACCAGTTGATCGACGACAAAGCCGATGCGCTGGGTGCCGACCGACAGGATCACCACATGACCCTCGTGCTGCTCTTCGTGCACCTGGCCCTGGACCAGCCAGCGCTTGAGGTAGAACAACGGCAATGCCTTGTCGCGTACGATCACCACTTCCTGGCCGTCGACCACGTTGGTACGCGACAGGTCGAGGTGGAAGATTTCGTTGACGTTGACCAGCGGGAAGGCGAACGCCTGGTTGCCCAGCATCACCATCAGGGTCGGCATGATCGCCAGGGTCAGCGGCACCTTGATGACGATCTTCGAGCCCTGGCCCTTGGCCGAGAAGATGTTGATCGAGCCGTTGAGCTGGGAAATCTTGGTCTTCACCACGTCCATGCCGACACCACGGCCAGACACGTCGGAAATCTCGGTCTTGGTCGAGAAGCCCGGGGCGAAGATCAGGTTGTAGCAGTCCGATTCGCTCAGGCGATCGGCGGCGTCCTTGTCCATCAGGCCCTTTTCCACGGCCTTGGCGCGCAGGATGTTGGGGTCCATGCCCTTGCCGTCGTCAGAGATAGACAACAGGATGTGGTCGCCTTCCTGCTCCGCCGACAGTACCACCCGGCCAGTACGCGGCTTGCCTGCAGCCTCACGTTCTTCAGGCATTTCCACGCCGTGGTCGACCGCGTTGCGCACCAGGTGCACCAACGGGTCGGCCAGGGCCTCGACCAGGTTCTTGTCGAGGTCGGTTTCTTCACCGACCAGCTCCAGGTTGATCTCTTTCTTCAACTGGCGGGCCAGGTCACGTACCAGGCGCGGGAAGCGGCCGAAGACTTTCTTGATCGGCTGCATGCGGGTTTTCATCACCGCGGTCTGCAGGTCGGCGGTGACCACGTCGAGGTTGGACACGGCCTTGGACATGGCCTCGTCGCCGCTGTTCAGGCCCAGGCGCACCAGGCGGTTACGCACCAGCACCAGTTCGCCGACCATGTTCATGATCTCGTCCAGGCGCGCGGTATCAACCCGCACGGTGGTTTCCGCTTCGCTGGCGCCGTGCTTGTCGGCAGCCGGGGCCGGCGCGCGTGGCGCCGCAGCAGGCTTGCTGGACGCTGCGGGAGCCGCAGCAGGGGCTGGCGCTGCGGCAGGCTTGGCCACTGGCTGGCTGTCGGCCTTGGCGGCAGCCGGCGCTTGCACCTTGGCCGCAGCGGGGGTTTCGGCAGCGACCACTTCGCCGCCGAACTTGCCCTTGCCGTGCAACTGGTCCAGCAGCGCCTCGAACTCGTGCTCGCTGATTTCGTCACCACCGGCGCCAGGGGCAGCGGCGGCAGGCGCCGAGGCCTTGGCGGCCGGCAAGGCATCAGCCTGGAACGTGCCCTTGCCATGCAACTGGTCGAGCAGCGATTCGAATTCGGCGTCGGTAATCTCGTCGCTGGCCGCTACCGGCGCACTGGCGACCGCTGGCGCGGCAAGCTCGGCACTGAACTGGCCTTTGCCGTGCAACTGGTCGAGCAGCGATTCGAACTCGGCGTCGGTGATCTCGTCACCTTCGCCACTGACGGTCTCACCCTGCAGCTGCTCGTCGGCTGCAGCTTGCGCCTTGACCGCATCGAGCGAGTCGAGCAACTGCTCGAACTCGCTGTCGGTGATGTCCTGCTCTTCGGCGGCAGCCTCGACAACCGGCTCCGCTGCCGCAGCGGCAGGCGCTTCGGCTTCTTGCGCAGCGCCCGGCTCGGCCAGGCGCGACAACGCCGCCAGCAGCTCGGGGGTGGCCGGGGTCACTTCGCTGCGTTCGCGCACCTGGCCAAACATGCTGTTGACCGTATCCAGTGCCTCGAGCACCACATCCATCAGTTCCGCATCGACCCGGCGCTCACCTTTGCGCAGGATGTCGAACACGTTCTCGGCGATATGGCAGCACTCCACCAGCTCGTTGAGCTGGAGGAAGCCGGCGCCCCCTTTTACAGTGTGGAAACCGCGAAAGATCGCATTGAGCAGGTCGGCATCGTCGGGCCGGCTTTCCAGCTCGACCAGTTGCTCGGACAGTTGCTCAAGAATTTCGCCGGCTTCTACCAGGAAATCCTGGAGGATTTCTTCATCGGCGCCGAAGCTCATCAAAGGTGCTCCTTAAAAACCCAGGCTGGACAGCAGATCATCGACATCGTCCTGACCGGACACGACGTCTTCACGCTTATCGGCATGAATCTGCGGACCTTCACCCCGAGTCGGATGTTTTTCTCGATCTTTTTCTGCGCGCAGTTGATCGTGGTCATGCTGGATACCCGCAAAGCGGTCGACCTGGCTGGCCATCAGCACCAGTTTCAGCAGGTTGCTTTCCACTTCGGTCACCAACGCGGTGACGCGCTTGATCACTTGGCCGGTCAGGTCCTGATAGTCCTGGGCCAGCAGAATGTCGTTGAGGTGGCCGGCAACCTTGCGGTTACCTTCGGCGCTGTGCGTCAGGAAACTGTCAACCCGCTTCACCAGGTCGCGAAACTCCGGCGCAGCCACTTCACGGCGCATGAAACGCTGCCAGTCGCTGCTCAGGGCCGCAGCCTCGCTGGCCAGGTCGTTGAGCACCGGGGTGCTTTCCTCGACCAGGTCCATGGTGCGGTTGGCCGCGCCCTCGGTGAGCCTGACCACGTAGGACAGGCGCTCGGTGGCGTCGGTTATCTGCGACACCTCCTCGGCCTGCGGCATGGTCGGGTCGATCTGGAAACTGACAATGGCACTGTGCAGCTCACGGGTGAGCTTGCCGACTTCCTGGTACAGGCCGCGGTCGCGGGTCTGGTTCAGCTCGTGGATCAGCTGCACCGCCTCGCCGAACCGGCCGTGCTCAAGGCTTGCGACCAGTTCCTGGGCATGCTTCTTCAGGGTCGACTCGAACTCGCCCAAAGACGTTTGTGATGAATCCATGGCGCCCCCCTGACGAGACTCAGCCGTTGACGCGTTCGAAGATCTTCTCGATCTTTTCCTTGAGCACCTGGGCGGTGAACGGCTTGACCACATAGCCATTGACCCCGGCCTGGGCCGCTTCAATGATCTGGTCGCGCTTGGCCTCGGCGGTCACCATCAGTACCGGCATGGCTTTCAGCTTGTCGCTGGCACGCACCTTGCGCAGCAGGTCGATGCCGGACATGCCGGGCATGTTCCAGTCGGTCACCAGGAAATCGTAGTGGCCGTTCTCCAGCATCGGCAGCGCCGTGATGCCGTCATCGGCCTCCTCCGTGTTGGTGAAGCCCAGGTCACGCAACAGGTTCTTGATGATCCGCCGCATCGTCGAAAAGTCGTCAACGATGAGGATTTTCATGTCTTTGTTCAAGTAGACCTCCAAGCAGTCTCTAACGCGCTCGGCCCCGAGCACGCATTCAATCAATTGGGTACAACGTGGAAAACGACTGCAACGACACCGGGTTCAACGCGCCCGCCATTCGCCCAGGCGGCTGCGCAGGCGCGCGGCACACTGGCTGTGCAACTGGCTGACTCGCGACTCGCTGACCCCAAGCACCTCACCGATTTCCTTGAGGTTCAGCTCTTCGTCGTAGTACAGCGCCAGCACCAGGCGCTCACGCTCCGGCAGGTTGGCGATGGCCTCGGTCAGGGCCGCCTGGAAGCGCTCGTCCTCCAGGCCACGTGCAGGTTCGACCTGACCACTGGCACCATCCTCATGCAACCCTTCGTGCTCGCCGTCCTGCAGCAGGTCGTCGAAGCTGAACAGGCGGCTGCCCAGGGTATCGTTCAAGATCCCGTAGTAATCATCGAGACTCAACTGGAGTTCGGCAGCAACTTCATGATCTTTAGCGTCACGCCCGGTTCTGGCCTCCACGGCACGCATCGCGTCACTGACCATGCGCGTGTTGCGGTGCACCGAACGTGGCGCCCAGTCGCCCTTGCGCACTTCGTCGAGCATGGCGCCGCGAATACGAATGCCAGCGTAAGTTTCAAAGCTGGCGCCCTTGCTGGCATCGTACTTG is a window from the Pseudomonas anuradhapurensis genome containing:
- a CDS encoding flagellar motor protein; the protein is MDVLSLIGLILAFVAIVGGNFLEGGHVGALINGPAALIVLGGTLAAALLQSPLASFKRALQILRWILFPPRVDLAGGIDRVVNWSLTARKEGLLGLEGVADAESDPYARKGLQLLVDGAEPEAIRSILEVDFLTQESRDIQAAKVFESMGGYAPTIGIIGAVMGLIHVMGNLADPSQLGNGIAVAFVATIYGVASANLVLLPIANKLKAIVMRQSRYREMLLEGLLSIAEGENPRSIELKLQGFME
- a CDS encoding chemotaxis response regulator CheY; translation: MKILIVDDFSTMRRIIKNLLRDLGFTNTEEADDGITALPMLENGHYDFLVTDWNMPGMSGIDLLRKVRASDKLKAMPVLMVTAEAKRDQIIEAAQAGVNGYVVKPFTAQVLKEKIEKIFERVNG
- a CDS encoding protein phosphatase CheZ translates to MDSSQTSLGEFESTLKKHAQELVASLEHGRFGEAVQLIHELNQTRDRGLYQEVGKLTRELHSAIVSFQIDPTMPQAEEVSQITDATERLSYVVRLTEGAANRTMDLVEESTPVLNDLASEAAALSSDWQRFMRREVAAPEFRDLVKRVDSFLTHSAEGNRKVAGHLNDILLAQDYQDLTGQVIKRVTALVTEVESNLLKLVLMASQVDRFAGIQHDHDQLRAEKDREKHPTRGEGPQIHADKREDVVSGQDDVDDLLSSLGF
- a CDS encoding chemotaxis protein CheA, which gives rise to MSFGADEEILQDFLVEAGEILEQLSEQLVELESRPDDADLLNAIFRGFHTVKGGAGFLQLNELVECCHIAENVFDILRKGERRVDAELMDVVLEALDTVNSMFGQVRERSEVTPATPELLAALSRLAEPGAAQEAEAPAAAAAEPVVEAAAEEQDITDSEFEQLLDSLDAVKAQAAADEQLQGETVSGEGDEITDAEFESLLDQLHGKGQFSAELAAPAVASAPVAASDEITDAEFESLLDQLHGKGTFQADALPAAKASAPAAAAPGAGGDEISEHEFEALLDQLHGKGKFGGEVVAAETPAAAKVQAPAAAKADSQPVAKPAAAPAPAAAPAASSKPAAAPRAPAPAADKHGASEAETTVRVDTARLDEIMNMVGELVLVRNRLVRLGLNSGDEAMSKAVSNLDVVTADLQTAVMKTRMQPIKKVFGRFPRLVRDLARQLKKEINLELVGEETDLDKNLVEALADPLVHLVRNAVDHGVEMPEEREAAGKPRTGRVVLSAEQEGDHILLSISDDGKGMDPNILRAKAVEKGLMDKDAADRLSESDCYNLIFAPGFSTKTEISDVSGRGVGMDVVKTKISQLNGSINIFSAKGQGSKIVIKVPLTLAIMPTLMVMLGNQAFAFPLVNVNEIFHLDLSRTNVVDGQEVVIVRDKALPLFYLKRWLVQGQVHEEQHEGHVVILSVGTQRIGFVVDQLVGQEEVVIKPLGKMLQGTPGMSGATITGDGRIALILDVPSMLKRYAARRI
- a CDS encoding protein-glutamate methylesterase/protein-glutamine glutaminase, giving the protein MAVKVLVVDDSGFFRRRVSEILAADPTIQVVGTATNGREAIDQALALKPDVITMDYEMPMMDGITAVRHIMQRCPTPVLMFSSLTHEGARVTLDALDAGAVDYLPKNFEDISRNPEKVKQLLCEKVHTISRSNRRFGSYASPAPVATPAPASSIASPAPARTPVTSRAAAPVAAPAHSPAPKRKPYKLVAIGTSTGGPVALQRVLTQLPANFPAPIVLIQHMPAAFTKAFAERLDKLCRISVKEAEDGDMLRPGLALLAPGGKQMMIDGRGTVKILPGDERLNYKPCVDITFASAAKSYGDKVLSVVLTGMGADGREGARLLKQGGSTVWAQDEASCVIYGMPMAIVKANLADAVYSLDDIGKHLVEACV
- the fliA gene encoding RNA polymerase sigma factor FliA, whose amino-acid sequence is MNASGFKMYSRASKDAQYELIERYAPLVKRIAYHLLARLPANVQVEDLIQAGMIGLLEVANKYDASKGASFETYAGIRIRGAMLDEVRKGDWAPRSVHRNTRMVSDAMRAVEARTGRDAKDHEVAAELQLSLDDYYGILNDTLGSRLFSFDDLLQDGEHEGLHEDGASGQVEPARGLEDERFQAALTEAIANLPERERLVLALYYDEELNLKEIGEVLGVSESRVSQLHSQCAARLRSRLGEWRAR